The Oscillatoria acuminata PCC 6304 genomic interval CGATTTATCACCCCCTTGGAAACCCTGCAACGACAGTATGGGAAGCAAGTCGAATTAGTCATCCAGGGAAAAGATAGGCGGGTCGATCAACCGATTTTAGAACAATTACAAACCCCCTTAACCCACCTGTTTCGCAATGCCTTCGATCATGGGATCGAGTTACCCACGGAACGCAAAGCACTGGGTAAGTCACCCACTGCTAAAATCACCTTTTCTGCCACCGTTGAAGGGTCGCAACTGGTGATTACTGTGGAAGATGATGGACGAGGGATTGATCCCCAGAAGGTTTACAAGCGTGCCTTAGCAATGGGATTAATTGACCCGGAACAGGGGTTTTCTAAAACTCTATCCCCGGAGAATTCCAACCCCAGTGAGATTTTACAATTTCTGTTCACTCCAGGATTTTCTACCGCCTCGAAAGTGACAGATTTATCCGGACGTGGAGTGGGGTTAGATATCGTTCAACATCAAGTGGCGCGACTACGCGGCACCTTGCAAGTCGAGACAGTATTGGGACAGGGTACTAAGTTTACCATTGCTGTTCCCTTGACCTTGAGCCGGTTGTCCGTTTATTTGTGCCAATGTCAGGACCACACTCTGGCAATTCCCGCAGATCAGACGATCGCTGTGGTGGAGTTATCCGAGGCAGAAATCAAATCCGGTGAAATTGGCGATCGCCATCAGGAAATTCCCGGACAAACGGAACCCTTGCCCATCTTTAGATTATGGGATCTGCTTCCCTACGGATCCCAGGTCCGGGAAGCAGTTGGTGCCGTGAATCCGCCCTCGGTTTGTCTGATTCTGCGGGTGAAGGGTCAAAGGGTGGCGATCGCTGTGGATGCGGTGCTCGAAGAACGTCCCGTCATGCTCAAACCCCTGGATCTGACTGTCCCCGTTCCTCCCTACGTTGCCGGTTGTACAGTCCTAGGAAGCGGTGAAGTAGTGCCGGTCCTCGCCCCGCATCACTTTCCCCCCTTACTGTTTCCCCATTCCCCCCTCAGACGAGTCGCCGATGTCTCACAGGATACAGTGGTGAGTTCCGATGCTTCTGCTCCTCATCTATTAATTGTGGATGATTCCCTCACCCTCCGCCGGATCTTGCAGGATGTCTTCGAGAGTGCCGGATTTGTCACCACACTCTGTACTGATGGACGGGAGGCATTAACTCAACTAGCGCGATCGCCCCAGGGACAATTCCACCTGATCCTCTCCGATGTGGAAATGCCCCATTTAGATGGTTTAGGACTACTCCTGACGGTGCGATCTGACCCCCAATGGCACGACTTGCCGATGGTGATGCTCTCCTCCCGCGCCAGTCCAGAGGATATTGACAAAGGCATGGAATTAGGAGCAACTGCCTATTTTAGTAAACCTTTCAATCGGGCGATGTTAGTTGCTGCTATTCGCCAGATCCTTGTCCCGGGTAAGGGATGAGGGGCATTGGGGGGCTTACAAGAGTAGGTTTTTTACGCTTAACTCCACCTCCGGTCCCCTCCCCTTAGCAAGGGTAGGGTTAGGGTGGGGTTCTTCTGACGTGGCGCGATCGCCCCTTGCGCGTCACTCATGACAGGCGATCGCCCCTGTATGGAGCCGGGTGCCAACCTCTTTCTTCGTGAGGAGGCGATCGCCTCCAAGAGGACCCCACCCTAACCCGGACCTTGGCAAGGGGAGGGGACCGGAGGGTGCAATTAAATGTGAGGCAAATCCCCCTGAACATAAAAAACCTACTCTTGTAAGTTGGGGAGTTTGGGGGGAGGAATATCCTTTTTAACTTGGACTAAGCCTATAGATAGAGATTCTAAGTGGAAATATTATGTCTAATGATATATGTAAAAACTAATAGAAAATGTTAGATATACCTCAAGTTATAGAAAGCTAATTTTTTTCGATTAAGGTACTCCTTAAGATATATGACTTAGGTTCCTAGCGTGTTTTACTCTGGGGAGAGAAAGGGACCGATTTTAACCCTCTCATCAGGCTACATGAGAATGAATTAAGGGGGGAAGACAATCTTTAAGAGAACTTTACATAAAACATCTGGAATTAACTCCAGCCGATGATAAACTTGGGATAAATCAGCTATTCTTCGGACTGATTGAATTCTAGTCGAAGCGACCGCAAAATAGTCCCGATAAAATTTGTAACCGTTTTCAGGGGAACTCGACTGAGACTCATCAAACGGTCTTTAGAATCAGGAACGTTTGGCGATGGCCACTGAATTCAGTAATCCAAGAGTCCTGAAATCCAGTTCATCTTCTAAGGGTGAACTGGAGTCATTATAAAGATTGAGAAGATTGGGCATTGAACTCTAGCAGAAACATAAAAATTTCAGCTTTAGGGAATCCCAGAACCTTTAAAAAATCCTGGGATGCCATTTCAGGGGATTGATAAACTCCGTTTAAACCGGGCGATTAATGCAATCGCCAAATGCACTGTAAATTTATGTCGTATCTATCAAGGTAAACTCATGAGAAATCCTGTTATCGCCATTGGACTTGATGCTGGGGACCCGAATCTGCTGGAAAAATGGATGGCGCAAGGGCATTTAAAAAACTTAAAAAGTTTGCGCGATCGCGGAGCCTACGGACGACTTAAAACCTTTGATTATTATCGAGCCGAAACCCCTTGGACCACATTTTTAACTGGAGCTTCTCCGGAAAAAACCGGCTATTGGGCACCTGTGAAACTCAGAGAAGGGAGCTATGATGTCGATGCAATAGAAGCCTACAATTTTGCCGAATATCAACCTTTTTATGCCCTAGGGGATGATTATCGAGCGGCTATCTTTGATATGCCCCAAGCTCCTTTAAGCGATCGCGTCAATGGAGTCCAAGGATTAGCCTGGGGCGCGCATTCCCCCCAAACCCCTACCCATTCCAAACCGGAAGCATTTCTCTCAGACATCATTGCCAAACATGGGGAACATCCCGCATTACATAAAGATTTTGCCAGTATCTTAGATATTCCTGCCCTCCAGGAACTTCAGAAAAAATTAGAAACTGGAATTGAGCGGCGCGGTCAGATTTGCAAAGATTTACTCCAACAAGATAACTGGGATTTTTTCTTAACCATTTTTGGAGAAACCCACTCTGCCGGACATTATTTTTGGCACTTAAGTCAACCGGATCATCCCCTGTATCCCCTAGTGGGGAATCGCTATCCGGGAGACCCGTTGTTAGAGATTTTTGAAGCTATTGATACAGCCATTGGCGAAATTTTAACCGCTGCGCCTGACAATGCCAATGTTGTCGTCTTTGCGGCACATGGCATGGACTTTAACAACATGGACTTGCCGAGTATGGTGTTTTTGCCCGAGTTTCTCTATCGGTGGAATTTCCCCGGAAAAGTGGGATTAGCTGAGGGGAAAATGGGTCAAACGCCGGGGGGACCGCTCGTCGGAGAACGGGCAAAACGGGGCTTTATGGGAACCCTCTGGAGTCTCAAAGGCGATCGCAATCCGTTGCGAGGATTTTTGCGGCGAACCCTCCCCACAAAAATCTTTAGCCGGATTGAACCCCTGTTTGGTTCCGAACCTGAACCGGACTTGATTTCTCCCTTTGAAATGCAGAAAAAAGGCGATCGCTTATTCTTCCAAACCCCCTGCTGGTATCAACCCGCATGGCCCCGCATGAAAGCCTTTGCCCTCCCGAGTTTCTCCGAAGGATATATCCGGATTAACTTAAAAGGACGGGAACCCAATGGAATCGTTGACCCCTCGGAATACGATGCCGTTTGTCAGGAAATTACCGAAAAATTGTATCAACTCAAAGATTCCCGCACCGGGGAAACAATGGTACAAAAAGTAGTTCGGACTCGCCAGACTGCCACCGATTCCGACCCCAAACTACCCGATGCCGACTTAGTGATTATCTGGCAGGATAAATGCGCCAGTGATACCGTAGAAAGTCCCGAAATTGGCCGGATTGGACCCATTCCATTTAATCGTACCGGCAGTCATCGGTCCGATGGCTTTTTAGCCCTCGCAGGGCCAGATATTCAACCCGGTTCTACCTTACCTTTCGGCCATTCCTTAGATTTAGCCCCCACGTTGTTAGCCCTATTAGAGGCACCCATTCCGACCGATTGCGAAGGAAAACCACTGATTAATCAACCCGCAGTGGTGCGCTAAAAAACTCGCCTTTAAACCTCCTAGGTAATGGCCTCGTTTCATCTCTTGGACTCCCCTAGCACCGGCAAAATTTGTCTGAATAGAGCCTCAGTTTAACAAGGCTAGGGGAGTCATCTGTGGGGGAACTAAGCTCAGTCTAACATCCAGCTTAGGTTTACCCCCCTCTACCCACGTTAAGCCCCCAATATTAACTTGGATTTTGGCTTAAAATTTTCGTAATAAAAGGAGTTGTGAGGGTGCAAATTAACGGAATAAATTCTATAAATCTAGGCCACTCTAGCGTAGAAAATCAACGACTAAAAATCCCGCTGACTGCTTAATCTAGTCCTTTTGTAAGAGACGTAAAAAACATGATAAATTTGTATAGGTTAGGGATGTATCTTAAAATGCTCCATCCGGCCTATTTGTTTCCCAGACGGATAAATTGAAAAAACTTTCGTTGTTAATTAGGGGTGAGAAACCATGCCATTAGTTTCTGTTGTTGTTCCGGCTTACAATGTTTCAAAAACGATTCGCGATACCCTCGATTCGATTTTAAAACAAACTTTTTCTGATTTTGAACTGATTATTATTAATGATGGCTCTACCGATAATACATTACAGGTTATCGAAGGAGTCCGAGACCCGAGACTTCAAGTCTTTTCTTATGAAAATGGCGGACTCCCTGAAGCGCGAAATCGGGGAATTGCTCGCGCAACAGGAGAGTTTATTACCTTTATTGATGCAGATGATTTGTGGACGCCAGATAAATTAGAGCGCCAGGTTGCTGCATTACAACAAAATCCGGAAGCAGGACTCGCTTATAGCTGGACCTGTTTTATGGATAGCGAAGGTAAATCCTTTAGTAAAGATTTTCCCTGCTATATTGAGGGGAATGTTTACCCCCGATTATTAGTCGGTAATTTCATTACCTCGGGGTCAAATGTGATGCTGCGGGCATCGGCAATTGAATCGGTAGGACTATTCGATCGCACCCTGAAATCCATCGAAGATTGGGAATATTGGTTACGGGTTGCAGCGAAATGGCCGTTTGTAGTCGTTCCCCAGTATCAAATCCTGTATCGACAATCGGCGACATCAATGGCCTCTAAAATTGATGTCATGGAAAAATATAGCCTCCTAGTCATCGATCGCGCCTTTGCCAACGCACCCGCAGAACTACAAGGACTGAAAAAACACAGTTTAGCCAATACCTATCAATATTTGGCCCGGATCTGCGTCACCCATACCCCAGATGCCGAAAAACTCAAAACCGGATGGGAAAATTTGCAAAAAGCGATTCGCTTGCACCCGCAAATCTTATTAGACAAAAAAGTTCAACGGCTGTTAGGAAAGTGGATGTTACTGCGGATGGGTTCTCCAGATGTTTCTCAGTATTGTCTGGAAAAATTTGGGAAAATGAATCCAAAAAACGACCCCCGTCGAAATAATCTGAATCAAGAAAAAGCCGAGACAAATATTTTGGAGGTTGACAATCAAATTCAAAACTTTCTAAATCAAGGGGTTTTGTAATCTCTAGTTCGAGGGTTTCTGCATCACTTAGAAAGGTTCTCCCACAAGACAACTTACGCAATTTTTAACATTAAATGGTTAAATGTAGAGGCGATTCGCTTTCTCGCCTCTACATTTAACCTTAAATTTTTTGACCTGGGCTGAAATGCTACAACAACAGGATGTTCAGAAATTTAAGGAAATATCCAGAATGTTAGGACGCTTGTTCAGGTTATTGTAATCATAATCAGTCCAGCCACCTTGCAGACTTCATCACTCATTCAGGCATTGCGTTAGCCCTTTAACCTCTCTGCTGATTTGATGTTCGGCTTATTTTAGCGAGTAGGTGCAGGATTCGAGGGCGATCGCCTAGATTTAGGTTTTAAAAAATTCAAAAGTGCCAAACTAGAAGTAACGATTCGGGAACATTTCAGGAGGTTGAGGCTATGACGATCGCCGCTGAACTTCGCTCTCTCAGCGTGTGGGATTATCACCGCATGGTAGAAGTAGGAATTTTGGCAGCTTCGGAGCGGGTGGAATTGATTGAGGGGCAACTTTACACAATGGCAGCGCATAGGACAGCGCATAGTGCGGCAGTTACCCGAATTGATCGGGCTTTGTCGCGACGGTTGAGGGGGCGGGCGCTGCTGCGGTTTCAAGACCCCGTGCAGTTGAGCGATTTTTCTGAACCTGAGCCGGATATTGCGATCGCCCACATTGACCCATTGGACTATGAAGATCATCACCCCACACCAACAGAAATCTTTTGGTTAATAGAGGTCGCCGATAGCACCCTGCGGCGAGACAGAGATCTAAAAGTTCCAGTCTATGGCCGCTCTGGCATTCAAGAGTATTGGATTTTGGATGTGCAGGAACGATGCCTGTATGTGTTTCGAGAACCAAGGCAAGACGGCTATCGCTCGGAACAAAAGCTATCCGAGCAAGATGCGATCGCTCCGCTTGCGTTTCCTGATTGCATCATTTTAGTGGGAGAGTTTTTGCGATCGGCCACTCAAGAATAAACAGGCTGACTCTTGATGAAGCACTCAACAATACTCGATAGGTGCTGGAACTAACGGGAAACAGCAAAGCTGTACCGTCGGCTTGCCAATTCCTAACCGTTAGAGAGAAGATGCCTAAGAAAATTAGAGAATTGAAGGCCATACTGGGTAAAGCAGGTTTTGAATGTGTCCGAATTCGAGGAAGTCATGAGCGATGGATGCATCCAGATGTACCAGAATTGCCCATTACCCTAGCCGGAAAAGATAGTCAGGATGCTAAACCCTATTTAGAAAAGTTAGTCAAGGATGCTTTGCAACAGCTAGAAGCTCAGGAGTCGGATGATGAACCAACTTAAGTATCGGGTTAATATTGTTTGGTCTGAAGTAGATGGAGCTTATCTGGTAGAATTGCCGGAATTTGCTACAGAAATTCAGCGCTATTTTACCGATGGAGAGACTTATGAGGAAGCCCTCAAAAATGCTCAGGAGGTGCTGGAATTGCTGATTGAAAGTTATGGAGCAGAGAATAGACCTTTACCCCAACCACAAATTTTAGAGGTAGTATGAGAAAATGAACCATCAATTCTGTAGTTGATTTTCAGGGCAGCAATGATGAAACTTTTAGATGGGGTGGCCTTAACCGAAAATTTACGTGATTCTAAGGAGATTAACGCATAAAAATTTCTGATATTTTTAGTTAGTAAAACCCTTAAAACCGGGAGAATTTATGTTAATCAAAAAATGCCGTTTAACAAATTATTTGTCGCTGTTAACAGATTAGTGTCGTCGAAGGCTGATTTTAACAAACTAATGTCGTCGAGACTCAAAAATCAATCGTTAACCAATTAATGTAGTTGAGCCATCAATCAGGTTATCGATGCTTCTTCCACAGTTTCGACCGTTATCTGATTTCTGATTCCCCAGTTGCCGCACAGCTTACAAGAAATGAGATCTAATTTGTTAAAACTACAAAAGACGACATTTAATTTGTTAAACTTAGTTTGGGATCGCTCTTCGGGTAAAAATAGTCTAACCCTTTATGCACAGGGGGATTCCGGCTATAAACTTCGGCGACATTAATGTGTTAAGACGACATTTAATTTGTTAAATGACAACAGTAGAAGGTTTTTTAAAAAATGAGCATTACAGGTTCCTGTTTATGTGGTGAAGTTCAATTTGAAATCATTGGTGATTTTGAAAGTTTCTATCTTTGTCACTGCAAACATTGTCAAAAAGACACGGGTTCAGCACATTCATCCAATTTGTTTTCTTCTTCGGCACAACTTATTTGGCATTCAGGCCACGATAAAATTAAGATATACCAACTCCCTTCAACTCAACACATTAAGAGTTTTTGTTCTAACTGTGGCTCGGCGTTGCCAAATCTTCAAATGAATGATTCGTTGCTTGTCGTGCCAGCCGGGAGCCTCGACCGAGAACTATCATTAATGCCTAACGCTCACATTTTTTCTGATAGTCGGGCAAATTGGGATCGAAATCTTGACCGTATATTTTCCTACGAAAAATTACCCCATTAATGTCGTTTAACAAATTATTTGTCGCTGTTAACAGATTAGTGTCGTCGAAGGCTGATTTTAACAAACTAATGTCGTCGAGACTCAAAAATCAATTGTTAACCAATTAATGTAGTTGAGCCATCAATCAGGTTATCGATGCTTTTTCCACAGTTTCGACCGTTATCTGATTTCTGATTCCCCAGTTGCCGCACAGCTTACAAGAAATGAGATCTAATTTGTTAAAACTACAAAAAACGACATTTAATTTGTTAAACTTAGTTTGGGATCGCTCTTCGGGTAAAAATAGTCTAAACCTTTATGCACAGGGGGATTCCGGCTATAAACTTCGGCGACATTAATGTGTTAAGACGACATTTAATTTGTTAAATGATACCAGTCCCGACACTTATGTAGAGGCGCTTCGCGAAGCGCCCCTACAGAGTTTAAACCCCCAGCGGTTGCTGGATTACAGGGACCGATAAATCGAATCGGGCCAGAAGTCAGTGACATCATAGCCCAATTCTTCCAGCAGACTCCGCAATAAGGGTAAACTCAAGCCAATGACATTGGTATGACATCCCTCCAATTTTTCCACGAAGAGTCCGCCTCGGCCATCGATCGCAAAGCAACCGGCACATCGCAGGGGTTCTTCTGTTGCCACATAGTTTTCGATTTGCCGATCGCTAATATTAGCAAAGTGCACCCGGGTCATTTGGCAGCGCACTACATGGCGATCGCTGTGTAAATCAAACAAGGCATGACCTGTATAAAGTTCTCCCACACCCCCCCGCATTTTTTGCCATCGTTGGATCGCTTCGGCGGGGGTTTGCGGTTTGCCATAAATTTCCCCATCCACTTGCAAGACTGAATCGCACCCCAAGACTACAACCGGCGAGGGGTTGTCCGTTTTTTCCAGGGTGACGGTGCGATCGCCCGGATTCCTAAACTTAGCTACCACCGCTTCTGCCTTACATTGCGCCAGGGTATTCACCAGAGTCACCGGGTCCGGTGATGCAACTGTTGATTCATCAAAGTCACTCCGACAGACAATCGGTTCGATTCCCGCACTTTGCAACAGGTGCAAACGCGCCGGAGAAATTGAAGCTAATACAAATGCAGGAATGCCCATAACCTTATTTTTGCTTATTAGTAGAAGACTTAACCCTTTCCCCCCTCCCCTCCTAAAGAAAAGAGTTGGGGGGAGGGAGGTCTATCTTCAGCTTGATGATGTTCACGGATTTAGTAAACCGAAAAACTATCAACCACTGTTTGAAACTGCTCTTTCATTTTTTGCGATCGCGCTTCCGAGGTTGATACATTTAACGTAAAGAGTTTCCCGCGACTAATCGCAACACTGGCAAAATTATGTCGCTCTTGGGTGGGAAGTTTTACTGCATATTCTAACAGATAGTAAGTCTTTGAACCCTTTTCTCGCTGTTCGGCATTAATTAATTCCGCTTCGCGCCCGGATCCCGGTGGTGCGATCGCATTTTTGGAGAGTTTATAACCCACCTCACTCGGCGTCCCCAGTTCGCTTAAAGTTTTCCCATCTTGGACGGGAGAAATCACCACGCTCACATTTTCCCGGGTTTCTATCAAATCGTGATAGACCACATCCGGCCCCTTATTCACCTTCACCGGCACCCATCCATTCGGATACAGGAATTCGTATCCATCCGTACTATCGATATGACTTTTGAGTCCACTGGCTGCGGAAACAGTACAACTGCTGAGGATTAGACTAACTACGACCACCATAATTGTGGCAATTCGTTTGAGCATTACTGCAATCTCCTTCGTTGACGACCGGGATTGCACCAGCACTAATGGCTGAAGCGCCCCCTTACGCTTGCGCGTGCTCTTATTTTCCCATTGCCGGGGCCGATTTTATCTGATAGGGGGTTTATTTTTTTGCGAATGGCACAGGACTAGAGGCGGATTTCCCCAGTTTTAGCAGGAGTCCCCTCAGCGGGTTTGGGAGTGAAAATTCTAAGTTGAAAACAAGTAAAGATACAGCCCTGAAAAATTTATTTCCATTATTCTTTCCATTAGAAGGGTAGCAACTTTTTCTAACAAAACTTCTGCTTATTTTGAAACCCGACCCTAAATGTAGAGGCGATTCGGGAATCGCTTCTACATTTAGGCTTAAACCTGACTATTTGGCCCCAGAAAACCTCTGATGCAGCAACGGTTAAGGAATTCCTGGAAACGACTCAACCCATTTAATTTTGAGGTCGGGAAATGAGTCAACGACCTGAATTTTAAAATCCGGGAACGATTCGACGATCTGCCACTTGCCACAAGCATCGGGAAATGAATTAACCATTTTTACCCGAAGGTCGGGAAATGAGGTAACCATTTGAATCTTTAAGTCTGGAAAACTCTCGACAATTTGCACTTTACCATACAAGGAAATGTCATTGTAGGTACAGTTCGCATCCACCTTGTTTTCAGACCGGGCCGGGGTCGCCGAGAGGATGAGTCCGAGGGTAAAAAGGCTGGCGAATATCAACAAAAACCAACGTTTCATGATTTGGCGATAAAATTAATCGAGGGAAGGGTTTAGGGTGGGATTTTTCTGAAAGACTAGAAATAAACAGAAACAGAATAACTGCACTTGACAATGAGCCAGATCGATCGCACTGAAAAAATAAACCGGGTTGGAGTAATAGGCGGGGGTCAACTGGCCTGGATGATGGCGGATGCGGCGGAGGCACTCGGGATCGACCTCGTGGTTCAGACCCCCAAAAATAGCGACCCCGCAGCGGCCCGAGCTTCTGAGGTGATTTTAGCACCGATTGATGATGCCCAGGCTACGGCGCAACTGGCTGAACGCTGCGATGTGATTACGTTTGAAAATGAGTTTGTGGATTTAACTGCGTTAGGGGAGTTAGAACGACAAGGGGTCCGCTTCCGCCCGAAATTGTCGGTTTTAGCGCCAATTTTGGATAAGTATGAACAGCGGTGTTATTTGCGATCGCTGGGGTTGCCAGTTCCCAAATTTATGGCTTTTGATGGGACTCAACTGCCGCCTACCCGGGACCTGCCTTCGGAAAAGGTGGTCATGAAGGCGCGACGTCATGGCTATGATGGTCAGGGAACGGCTATTTGTGGCAGTCGCCAAACCCTCCTCGCCACCTGGGAACGCTGGGGTCGCCCGGGGGTACTCCTGGAAGAATTTATCCCTTTTGAGCGGGAATTAGCGGTCATGGCGGCGCGAAATCAGGCCGGGGAGGTAGTCTTTTATCCGGTGGTGGAAACTCAGCAGGAAGCGCAAGTTTGCCGTCGGGCGATCGCCCCTGGGGATGTCACCCCGGAGGTGAAGGCTCAAGTGGAGGCGATCGCGCACCGTCTATTATCCGCCCTAGATGTTGTCGGCATCTTCGGCATCGAACTATTTTTAACCCCCCAGGGTCAGGTCCTGGTCAATGAAATTGCCCCCCGGACCCACAACAGCGGCCATTTAACCCTCAATGCCTGCAACACCTCTCAGTTTGAAATGCATCTGAGGGCGGTTTGTGATTTACCTTTACCGAGTCCCACCCTCAACTGTGCCGGTGCCGTGATGGTGAATTTGCTGGGATATGAGGAGTCTGAGGACGACTATGAGGCAAAACAGCAGCAACTCAGGGCAATTCCCGGCGCGCATCTCTATCTCTATTGGTATGGCAAGAACCAATCCCGTCCTGGGCGAAAAATGGGTCATGTAACGGCGATCGTCCAGGGAGTATCCGGAAATGCTTTACAGCAGCAGTGTCAGGAACTCGCCCACCAGATTGAATCCATCTGGTATCCAGGGTAGCAACAACCGACGGGGGTTAAAACCCTAGCCCTGTCAAGGGGGTAAATTTAATGACGAAAAATCGTTATTTTTTGTAGGGGCGCAATGCTTGCGCCCAATTCAGGGCGCAAGCATTGCGCCCCTACAATCTACACACCTTGACAGGGCTAAGATTAAAACCCCCGCCTGTAGAGGCGCTTCGCGAAGCGCCCCTACAGGGGTTTACACCCCATCCCCCCCATCTCCCCCAAATTATTCCCTCGCCCCCCCTTGTCATTTCCCTGAAATAGATTACAATGAAATAGCTGAACTGCAACGTTGGTGACTGCCAATAGTGTTTTATGATCTATGCCTTAATTTATAAGGGAATCGTAGAGTTCTAGTGGCCGTAAACCGGACATTGTATCCGGAAACGTAAAGCTATGAGCCGCGATGCCCACCTGGTTTTTCCAGGTCAGAAGCTGAGGTAAGACGGCGTTGCGGTCAGCCCCTATTTTTTAAGCCCTATCCTATCAGCAGAATCCCGCTTTATCAGCATCAAGGATGCGGGATGCCCGGATGAAGGATAAACAGTTACGGTTGGTCCCGGTGGTGAAGAGTATGACCCGTGACCCTGTACAGTTGACCAAATCTGAAAAAGCACTTAACATCACGAATAACTAATTTTTTAGACTGTCTTCGGTTTAGCCGGTGGGTGATAACCCTGGGTCAGTCTGAAAATTAGCACCGGAGATTGTCGTCTGCGGTGAATTGATCGGACTGATGCCAAGAAAGCCTATTTAACTCTAAAGGTTGAGGTGATCTGAGAATCGCCCCTACCCAATAGACACAGAAGGGGTCAGTCCGGTTGAGCAAGGGAGCAAACAGCCCCTAAAAATGTCCATCTCTTCATCATCCTGAATTCAGAGTCTTGATTTAGTATGATGAGGAGAATTAAACCATTAAACGCCCCTAATTACATAATGGCTCGCTACACTGGCTTATTTATCGTTGCAGTTCCCTTGGAAAATTTCCGGCCCTTGCTAGGAGACATTTTAGAGGCTGCGAATTTGAATATTATTTACGAAACCGTGGATTATATTATGGCGCGGGAACAACCGGGAGAAGTGCCATTTACCAGGTTAGTGACTGTGGAAGTGTTAATTAATAGAACGGTTGGGGTGGAAGATGAAGTGCGGATGAATGTGGTAATGAAAAATGAAGAATTGCCCCTGCATTTAGATAACCGTTGTCGGCAAATGTTTAATCTGCTATCGGAGGCGATCGCAGAAAATCGGTATTGGGACCTTTTAGAAACCGCTGCGAGTTAATGGGGGTATCGGGTCCTCATGAGGGACGATGGGAACCGATGTAGCTGAAGGGCGGATGTCGATCAAGTCTGATTTATCCTTGATTGCGCCGCCCTCCCTTTGTCAACCGGGATTTCTGACCTGATCTGGGAATGATGAGTTCAAAGGATTCGGGGCAAACCGATTACTATTAAAGTTATCCCCATGCTGGTTTCCCTGTATGAGCTACTGTTTAAATCCGGAGTGTCAAAAGCCTCAAAACCCAGCAGGCTATAACTTTTGCCATAATTGCGGTGCAAAGCTGCTACTGGGCGATCGCT includes:
- a CDS encoding alkaline phosphatase family protein, with the translated sequence MRNPVIAIGLDAGDPNLLEKWMAQGHLKNLKSLRDRGAYGRLKTFDYYRAETPWTTFLTGASPEKTGYWAPVKLREGSYDVDAIEAYNFAEYQPFYALGDDYRAAIFDMPQAPLSDRVNGVQGLAWGAHSPQTPTHSKPEAFLSDIIAKHGEHPALHKDFASILDIPALQELQKKLETGIERRGQICKDLLQQDNWDFFLTIFGETHSAGHYFWHLSQPDHPLYPLVGNRYPGDPLLEIFEAIDTAIGEILTAAPDNANVVVFAAHGMDFNNMDLPSMVFLPEFLYRWNFPGKVGLAEGKMGQTPGGPLVGERAKRGFMGTLWSLKGDRNPLRGFLRRTLPTKIFSRIEPLFGSEPEPDLISPFEMQKKGDRLFFQTPCWYQPAWPRMKAFALPSFSEGYIRINLKGREPNGIVDPSEYDAVCQEITEKLYQLKDSRTGETMVQKVVRTRQTATDSDPKLPDADLVIIWQDKCASDTVESPEIGRIGPIPFNRTGSHRSDGFLALAGPDIQPGSTLPFGHSLDLAPTLLALLEAPIPTDCEGKPLINQPAVVR
- a CDS encoding Uma2 family endonuclease, with the translated sequence MTIAAELRSLSVWDYHRMVEVGILAASERVELIEGQLYTMAAHRTAHSAAVTRIDRALSRRLRGRALLRFQDPVQLSDFSEPEPDIAIAHIDPLDYEDHHPTPTEIFWLIEVADSTLRRDRDLKVPVYGRSGIQEYWILDVQERCLYVFREPRQDGYRSEQKLSEQDAIAPLAFPDCIILVGEFLRSATQE
- a CDS encoding hybrid sensor histidine kinase/response regulator, yielding MITSNHEASAPENRPRDSFAIANIDPEAFHCFLHEEAPECLLALEQGIQCLSSNAATQENLDAAYPDLIRAAHTLKGGAGMVGLQQLSHLAHYLEELLIALNQGRVPHLRSAYELLSLSLDPIGDLLMRAWNGNDSQTSDLRLQNLIVTLDRFVQDLPPPIPESLETEGVKEEFPHTTESRVNSFVKTALEVDLEDCLQRLTRSLSELTDNPASPDSSLRKSLTIFLEESTLLGETLGLEELTAISREISDFLSQEQAPPEQLAQLAIARIHTLRTETLTPSSPSSPSPQSEATRSSIPERFLKYLIVNPNPDLAPANLTLRVPVTRLDRMSDTLGNLVIEFDRLTLEQEKLQTAIATLSPPSPPSVTAIATDIQQTLHRLKTSLNQLNRDLTDSRLIPFGTLAERFITPLETLQRQYGKQVELVIQGKDRRVDQPILEQLQTPLTHLFRNAFDHGIELPTERKALGKSPTAKITFSATVEGSQLVITVEDDGRGIDPQKVYKRALAMGLIDPEQGFSKTLSPENSNPSEILQFLFTPGFSTASKVTDLSGRGVGLDIVQHQVARLRGTLQVETVLGQGTKFTIAVPLTLSRLSVYLCQCQDHTLAIPADQTIAVVELSEAEIKSGEIGDRHQEIPGQTEPLPIFRLWDLLPYGSQVREAVGAVNPPSVCLILRVKGQRVAIAVDAVLEERPVMLKPLDLTVPVPPYVAGCTVLGSGEVVPVLAPHHFPPLLFPHSPLRRVADVSQDTVVSSDASAPHLLIVDDSLTLRRILQDVFESAGFVTTLCTDGREALTQLARSPQGQFHLILSDVEMPHLDGLGLLLTVRSDPQWHDLPMVMLSSRASPEDIDKGMELGATAYFSKPFNRAMLVAAIRQILVPGKG
- a CDS encoding type II toxin-antitoxin system HicB family antitoxin, with amino-acid sequence MNQLKYRVNIVWSEVDGAYLVELPEFATEIQRYFTDGETYEEALKNAQEVLELLIESYGAENRPLPQPQILEVV
- a CDS encoding glycosyltransferase family 2 protein codes for the protein MPLVSVVVPAYNVSKTIRDTLDSILKQTFSDFELIIINDGSTDNTLQVIEGVRDPRLQVFSYENGGLPEARNRGIARATGEFITFIDADDLWTPDKLERQVAALQQNPEAGLAYSWTCFMDSEGKSFSKDFPCYIEGNVYPRLLVGNFITSGSNVMLRASAIESVGLFDRTLKSIEDWEYWLRVAAKWPFVVVPQYQILYRQSATSMASKIDVMEKYSLLVIDRAFANAPAELQGLKKHSLANTYQYLARICVTHTPDAEKLKTGWENLQKAIRLHPQILLDKKVQRLLGKWMLLRMGSPDVSQYCLEKFGKMNPKNDPRRNNLNQEKAETNILEVDNQIQNFLNQGVL
- a CDS encoding type II toxin-antitoxin system HicA family toxin codes for the protein MPKKIRELKAILGKAGFECVRIRGSHERWMHPDVPELPITLAGKDSQDAKPYLEKLVKDALQQLEAQESDDEPT